The DNA segment ACTGTCCCGCTTCTGGCCTTTATCGGCGCACTTGGATCAACGCTTCTGGTGCTGTCTGTCGCCAGTTTCGCGCAGGCGACAAGTGCGGACCGTCTGGTCCTGACCGGGGTGGCGGTGTCGTTTATCGTCATGGCGCTGGCGAATGTGCTGATATTTCTGGGCGATCCGCGCGCCGCGCATACGGTTATTTTCTGGATGCTGGGCGGCCTTGGGCTGGCGCAATGGGCGCATCTGATCTGGCCCGCGCTGATCCTTGCGGGCGCGGCGATCTGGTTTCGCGCGGTTGCAGGATCGCTCAATGCCATGACTATTGGCGATGAGACGGCCTCGACGCTGGGCATACCGGTGGCGCGGTTCCGGCTGGTCTGTTTTGTGGTGGCGGCCATGGTCACAGGCGTGATGGTTGCCTTTTCGGGCGTCATCGGCTTTGTTGGCCTGATGATCCCGCATATTGTGCGTCTGGTTGTGGGCGGCGACAATGCGCGGGTGCTACCGGCGGCCATGCTGCTGGGCGCAATTTTTCTGGTCTGGGCCGATATCGCGGCGCGCACCATCATGCGCCCCGAAGACCTGCCCATTGGCATTGTGACGGGTCTGGTCGGGGGTATGTTCTTTATCTGGCTTCTGCGCCGCCGCGCGCGCGGATGATCCTTGGACAAGGGGCAAACCCGTGAAGTTCTGCTCAGAGCAACGCGCCACACTTCTGGATGTGCTGACATGGCGCCGTGACATCCGCCATTTCCGCACTGATCCGGTGGATGAGGCGGCGCTCGCGCGCTTGCAAGCCGTGATGGACTTGGCCCCATCGGTGGGCAATGCGCGGCCTTGGCGCGTGTTGCGTGTCGATGCGCCCGACTTGCGCGCCGCTGTGCGCGCGAATTTCACCGCCGCCAATGCCCGCGCCGCCGCGCAATATTCGGGCACACAGGCGCAGGAGTATCACAAACTCAAACTCGCAGGGCTGGACCGCGCGCCCGTGCAACTTGCCGTCTTTACCGAGACTGGACCGATTGAGGGGCATGGGCTTGGCCGCCAGACCATGCCCGAGACATTGCGCCAATCTACGGCGATGGCCATTCACACGCTGTGGCTCGCTGCACGGGTCGAAAATCTGGGGCTTGGCATGGTCTCGATTCTGGAGCCGGAGGAGGTTGCGCGGCTGCTGGATGTGCCAAAAACGTGGGAGTTCACCGCGTGGCTGTGCCTTGGTCATCCCGAATTTGACGATGACACCCCGCTGTTGCACCGCGCAGGCTGGCAGGAGAACACGCCGACACGCTGGCGGCAGCGGTGATCTATCTGCGCGCGCGCGGTGCAGATACATTGCGCAGATGATGGGCTGTGATCTGCGCGACCGGCCGATGCAAAATCACCTCTCTGCGCATCAGGTCGATGCCAAAGATCGTGATGCGTGTGGCCAGTCCGGGGCAGGCGGGGTCAGTGCAGTGAAACTCGGTGACAGTGACAAGGGCGTGGGGGCCGATCTGCGTATGGTCGCGCACCAGTCCTTTCACGCGCTGAATGTGCCACAAGGTGGTGGCCTTGTCCCGAATCTCGGCGGCAAAGCTCATAACTGGGTGGGGTTCGGCGCGTCGGCATAGACAAGGGTCGGATCAAAGCTTTTGGCGTCTTCCCTGAAGCGCAGTGGCCCGCCTGCATCTGCCCCCGTCGGGACCGCGCGGTAAAAGCAGGACCGATACCCGACATGGCAGGATGCACCGCTGCCCGCCACCGCGACCCGCAGCCAGATCGCATCCTGATCGTCGTCAATGCGTGCCTCAATCACCTGCTGCACCAGCCCTGATGTCGCCCCTTTGTGCCACAGCGTCAGGCGCGCGCGGCTGAAATAATGCGCCTCACCCGTTTGCAGGGTCAGGCGCAGGGCAGCGTCGTTCATCCAGCCCAGCATCAGCACATTGCCGGTGGCGGCATCGGTCGTGATGCAAGGCAACAGACCGTCAGGTCCGAATTTCGGTGCAAGAACCGTGCCTTCCTCGACCTCTTCGACACTGCGGCGGGGGTGGAATTCGGGGTGGGGCATGAGATGACCTTGTGCATAGATTTGTTATACTATAACAAACATACCAAATCTGACGTCGCAAGCCGAAAGCGCCCCTTGTCATGCATGCTCCCATACCTGTTACCTTGCTTACCGGTTTTCTTGGGTCTGGAAAGACAACCCTTCTCAACCGCCTGCTGCATGACCCGCAAGCGGGACGCGTGGCCGTCATCGTCAATGAATTTGGCGAGGCGGGGCTGGATCATGACCTGATCGAGGAAGCTGCCGAAGATGTCGTGCTGATGCCGGCAGGGTGTATCTGCTGCTCGATCCGGGGTGATCTGTCGAGAACGCTTCTCTCGCTTCTGGCGCGGCGGGTGCGCGGGGAACTGCCCTTTGACCGGGTGGTGATCGAGACGACGGGGCTGGCCGACCCCGGCCCTGTGCATCACACCCTTATGGTCGATCCGGTGTTGTCGCCAAATTATGTGCTGGACGGCACGGTGACTGTGGTGGATGCGGCGCTGGGCGCGCGCACGCTGGACCGCCACGCCGATGCGCAGGCGCAAGTGGCCATGGCCGACCGGATCGTGCTGAGCAAGCGCGACCTGACCGACGCGCAGGCCTGCCGCGCTTTGGAAGCGCGACTGGACAAGCTGAACCCACATGCAGGCCGGATATGGGCGGACAAGGGCGCGGTGCCTGTGGGGGCACTTTGGGGTTTGGGGGTTCAGCAAAAACACGCAGCGCCCGCGCAAGTGCTGGCATGGCTGGCGGCCCCCAAGCCAGAACCCAGCGCGCTGTCAGGGCTGTCGGGCCTGAGCACTGCCAAGGCAGCGCCAAACACCCCCCTTGCCACACCGTCGCATCACGCATCCGATGACCGGATCACAACCGCCTCCATCGAGGTGACAGAGCTGATTGCAGCAAGCGTGTTCGATTTCTGGCTGGATACGCTGATTGCCCTGAAAGGCCCTGATATTCTGCGCATCAAGGGGATTGTGCATCTGCAAGATATGCCCCACCCCTTCGTGTTTCACGGCGTGCAGCATATTTTCGCACCACCCGTGCCGCTGGAGAATTGGCGCGAGGGGGACCGCACCAGCCGCGTGGTCATCATCGCGCGCGATATTCCACAGCAAGACCTTGTCGACAGCCTGTCGATGCTGCGTATGCGCCCCGAGCAAGACCATGCCGCGCAAGGCATCACCCTTCACACAATGTCAGAGCCGTTTTAACCCCGCCGTGACTGCGCATGGTCTGGGGGCGCATGGTCGCGGGGGTGTTGCCCGAATGGCCGTCCCGCCAAGCGCCGCAGTCGCGGCCAGATCATCTTGTCGCCGTGAAACTGATATTATAGCGAACGCATCATGACCCAATTCCATTCCACTCGTCACATTGCCACGCTTGGCGCGCTGTTCACCCTGTCAGGGGCGGCGGCGCTGATTTATCAGGTGCTTTGGGTGCGCGAATTGGGGTTGCTGTTCGGCTCTACCGCGCAGGCAGCGGCGCTGACGATTGCGATTTTCTTTACCGGCATCGCGTTGGGCGGCTGGCTGTTCGGGCGGGTTGCGGGGCGGCTGGCACGGCCCTTGCGCGTCTTCGGTCTGGTGGAAATCGGGGTGGCTGCTACGGCACTGGGGCATTTTCTGGTGTCGGACACGTATTTCACCCTCTACCCCGCGCTGTACGCCATGGTGGGCGGGGTGCCGCTGCTGGAAACGGCGCTGAAAGCAAGCGTGGCGGCGACGATCCTGTTGCCCTCGGCCATTCTGATGGGCGGGACGCTGCCCCTGATGGGCCAGCATGTGATCCGTGCACGCGACAGTTTGGGGCGTATGGGATCGGCGCTCTATGCGCTCAACACGGCAGGCGGGGCGATGGGGGCGCTGGCAGCGGGGTTTTTCCTGCCCATGTGGCTGGGGTTTTCGGGGGCCTATCTGCTGGCCGTAGGGTTTGATCTGTTTGTGGGGCTGGCGGCGGTGATGATCGCGCGCCGTGCGCTGCCGATGGTTTCGGCAGAGAAATCCGCCCGCGCGCCCATCCCCGCGCGGCTTTGGGTGATCGCCTTTGCCTCTGGCTTTGCGACCTTGGCGGTCGAGGTGATCTGGACCCGCGCCTTTGCGCAAGTGCTGCAAAACTCGGTCTATACTTATGCGCTGGTGCTGACGGTATTTCTTGCCGCGTTGTCACTGGGGGCTGCGTTGGCGAATGTGCTGGGTCGCATGGCGCTGCGGCCCGAAGTGGTGCTGACCGGCCTTTTGCTGGCCTCTTGCGCAGTGATTGCCGCCACGCCGCATCTGTTTCACCACCTGACCGGTGGGCTGGGCTATTTGGGCGGGCGGGCCGATTTCGCAGGCTATGTCTGGGAGGTGGGGCGTGTCGCCGTCCTGACCATGCTGATCCCCGGCACGATTCTGGGCGCGGTGCTGCCTTATCTGCTGCGCCTGATGGAAGGTGACACAGCGCCGGGGGCGGTGCTGGGGCGGCTGATCGCGGTCAACACCACAGGGGCTATTCTGGGCGCGCTGGCGGGCGGTTTCGGGGTCCTGCCACTGGTCGGCGCGTGGAAGGGGCTGTGGCTGATGGGGGCGATTTACGCGGTGCTGGTGCTGGTGCTGTGGCAGCCCAGTGACGGCTGGGGCGCGCGGCTCACACGGTTTGCAGCATTGGCGGGTGCGGTGATCCTGCTTGCAGGCCAGCCCGGCCTGCAAGCCACGCGGCTGAACGCGGGCGAGGAATTTCTGGCCTTTCGAGAGGGGCCATCGGCCCATGTCGCCGTGGTGGAGCGGGGCGAGGCAAAATTCATCCGCGTCAATAATTTCTACACGTTGGGCGGATCGGGCGCGTTGGTGCCCGAACGCAACCAGACCATGATCCCGCTGCTGACCCATCCCGATCCGCGCGAGGTGTTTTTTCTGGGCATGGGCACGGGCATTTCCGCAGGTGCCGGGCTGTTCGCCAACCCCGACCGCGTCACCGTGTGTGAATTGCTGCCCGATGTGATTGATTTCGCGCGCGACTGGTTCGGCCCCTATGTGAACGGGCTGTTCACGGACCCGCGCGTGACCATTCACCCTGAAGATGGCCGCCAATGCCTTGCCCGCGCGACGGCAACTTATGACATGATCATTGCCGATCTGTTCACGCCGTGGCGCGCAGGCGTGGGCAATGTCTATACGGTCGAGCATTATGCACTTGCGGCCAGCCGCCTGAACCCCGGCGGGGCCTATGTGCAATGGATGCCGCTGTATCAGGTGTCGCGGCGCGAGTTCGAGATCATCGCCAACACAATGGCACAGGCTTTTCCCGAAGTGACGCTGTGGCGCGGCGACCTTTACCCGGAACGGTCCATTCTGGCGCTGGTGGGACGGAACGAAGCGGCACCGCTGGACCCTGCCACACTGGCCGCGCAGTGGCGCGCGATGACCGGCAGTGACGCGCCTGACGCGGTGCTGATCGACCGCGCGCTGAAATTCTATGCGGGCAATGCGGCATCGGGGTTGTTTGCCGACGCGCCGATAAACACCGATGACTGGCCGCTGATCGAATACCTTGCCCCGCGCACCCATCGCGCGGTGATTGCCGGGCGCGCAAACTGGCTGACAGGGCAGGCGCGGGACCAGCTTTATGCCGATCTGTTTGCGTCCCTGCCACCGCAAGATGACCCACATCTGGCCCAGTTGGATGACGCGCAGCGCGATCTGCCGCGCGCGGGGGCGGTGTATGCCGAATGGCGGGGGTTGCGGGCGCGCAATGATCTGCGTGCAGGCGCGCTGTGGCAGGATTTCATCGCCCTGACCCCGCCCCACGCCCGCAATCCCGACAGCCCTGCGGGACAGGTCGCAACCGGTGGCATGGCCTTTGGGGATGCGACCAACTGAACTGAGGATAAGCGGGCTTGAAGTCCGGCATGCGAATTTATGCGCAATGCCGTGTAGCGTCGGGCCGCGGTATGGCGATCCTTGCGTTCTGCTAAGTGGTTTATTCTGGCCAAATCCGCATGCGATTATAGCTTTGCGCGCGTGGCAGCCAAATCGCCGTGCCGTGGATGCGGCCCGGCGATGCGCGGCGGGCTGACGCCCTTGACTCCGCGCATGCGCACGGTTTGCAAGAGGCCATAACCAACACGCCCCCTGCGCGACGACAGCGATATCGCGCAGGAGGAAATGCAAGCGACCAGCACCGGCAGGTTGCGGGTGTTAGCTGCCCAGCTGCGCCAAGGCCTCTGCTACGGCTTCCGACGCAAAGGGCAGCAGGGCAGGGTCGCCGCTGCCGTCAAGGGCTGTCTCAACCGTGTCCACCTCGGATGGGGCGAGGGCCAGCATGGCCGCTGCCGCCGCAAGCCACAATCCGCGCGCGTGCAGCACGGCGCGGGTGCGGGCGTCATCGTCATTCGCACCCTCTGCCGCGGCCAGGGCTGCGTGGAACAGGCGCAACGCACCTTCATGCAGCAGGGCGTCTACGCGCGCGGCGTCATCCTCGGCCCAGCGTTCTTCCAGCAAATGCGGCTGACCTTCGGCAAGCGCCGTATAGAGGGCGGCATTCACCTCCGCGCCGCCGGATACCGCTTCCAGTGCTTGATAGACCGAATGCTGCCCCTCTGGCCCCCAATGGAAGGCGAATATCTCGTTCCAGTTCTTGGGGCTGCCATTGGTCAATGCCCAGTTCGGCTCTGCGGCAAGGGCTTTGCGTTCCGACATTGCCAACTCGAACCGTGTCCAGTTCACAATCGTGGCCAGCGTTGCCCCGTCGACAAAGGCAATGCGTGCGGCAGCGGGAAGCTGGTAGAATGCGCCAGTGCCTGCAAGTGCCGAATAGACAGGCCCGACCGCAAAGGACGCGTCGTCCCAATGGGCGACAGAATGGGGCAGCACAGCAGGCATGGCCCCGTTGTAATTGTCGGCGAACCGGCCCAGAGAATGGGTCATGTCGCGCCAAGGGAAATTCGCGCCCCACGTATAAACTGTCAGTGCGCGCGCCCAGTCAGGGCTGTCTGTCGACAGGGCGGACAAGATATCGGCGCGGTCTTGCGGTAGGCCGTTATGCGGGCGCACATCCGAAGCGGTGACGAACCCGCCATGCGATAATTGCCAGTCTTCCAGCGTGTCCGCCGTGGCAGACAGGCCAAATACCGAAAGACCGATGGCGGTGATGAGGGCGGTTGATTTGCGCATGGGCAAGCTCCTGTTTCAAAGGGTAAGGCTTGCTGGCGCGCGGCTGGCGGTGCTGCTGCTTCCTCTGACAAAGATGATTGTTTTTGTCAAGAATTAGGTGGCGCGTGCGCTATAGCTGGGCACGCGGTTCTGGCCACGATCTGCCCTGCTCCATCGTCATCGCAAACCGGCAAGGCATGGCCGCAGTGCCATCAGTGTTGTCTCGCGCCCGCCAGATACGTTAAGGTTGTGGCATTTATGGTCGAAACTGTTTGAACGAAAGTGATTTACCCATGCTGAGCGCCCAAGAGCAGTTCTTTCTGGAACAACTGAACCGTGCCCGTCTGAACCCGTTGGGCGAGGCTGAGCGTTTTGGCATCGGGCTGAACGACCCTGACCCGACCCAAACCACCGGCCAGTCCCCCGCGCAGACGCTTGCCGGTGGGGTGCGTCAGCCGTTGGCCGCAAATGACGCCCTTTCAGCGGCCGCGGGCGTGCATTCTCAGGCGTATCTTGACGGCCTTGTCCAAATGAGCGGGCCAAATGCGGGCCATCACTGGCTGGACGGCACCACCCCCGCGGATCGTGCCGAAGATGCGGGCTATGGCACGCGGTTTGTGGGGGAAAACCTGTCTTTTGGGGCAACCACAGCGGCGTTTTCGGCTGATCAGGCTGTGTTATGGGGGCCGTCGGGCATCGGGCATCATCAGGGGTTGTTCTATTCCATCACGCACAGGCCAAACCTGCTGAATGGCGACTATATGCAAGCGGGGATCGCGCAGGTGGTGGCGGATGACTACACCTCTGGCGGGGTGGTGTTCAATGCCTCGGTCATCACCAATAAATTTGGCCGCGAAGACCTGTCCGACCGTTTTCTGACAGGGGTGGCCTATGCAGATGACGACGGTGACGGGTTCTATTCGCTGGGCGAGGGCCGGGGCGATGTGACGATTACAGCACTGGGCATGAGCGCAACCAGTGCGCAGGCGGGGGGATATGCGCTGAATTTGGGCGTGCAGAATGATCCGGTCGAGGTGGTGATTGGCTGGCAGGGACAGACCTTGCGCGCAGCGGTGGACCTGAGTGCCAGCAATGTGAAACTCGACATCTTGGGCGGCAGCCGCATTCTGGCCTCTGGCAACCTGACCTTGCTGGAGGGCGTGGCCGAGGGTGGCTTGTTGGGTGCTGGCAATCTGGCATTGACGGGCAATAGTCTTGATAACCTGCTGCTGGTCGGGCGCGGCGATAACGCGCTCGACGGGGCAGGCGGGGTGAATACGGCGCAATTTACCGGCGCATTTGGCGATTATACCATAACGGTTGATGCAGGCACGATCACAGTCTCCGACCTGCGCGGCAGCGCGCTTGGCGACGGGGTCAACACACTCAGCAATATTCAGCGGCTACTGTTTGCCGATGGGCTGTTTGCCAGCGATGGCAGCCTGCTGGGTGCCGTCGCAAATGGGCAGATCACATTGGATGACCCTGCGATCGGGGCATTTATGGGGGCGCAGGACCAACGGCGCGATCTTGTGGTGGCGGGCAGCACCCAAGACCTGCCGAATGGCACACCGGTGATCGTCACCCTGAATGGCAAAAGCTACGAGGCGCGATCTGAGTCGGGGCAGTGGTCTGTCACCATACGGTCGGGCCGACAGACCGAAAGCGGCTATACCCCCGGTGATCTGGATGCACTCGCCAATAACACTGACTATCAGATCACCGCCACAGCCCAGACCGCCGCTGGCCCCATCGCGGCGGATTTTGGGTTTCGCACGCTGTTCACCTCTCCGGAGTTTGGAAGTTTCACCTCTTATCCGTTTGGCGGGGTGATCGGCACGGATGATCTGATGGCCGGGCTGGTTGCGACAGGGACGACGACTGCCACAGGCGGCACGATCAGCTTTACCCTGAACGGGGTCCGGCATGATGGCGCGATCCAGTCCGATGGCAGTTGGACTGTCAGCTTTCCGGGCAGCACTCTGGCAACCCTGATCCATGGGCAGGACTATGTTCTGGGGCTTGCGATCACGGATCAGGCAGGCAACCGGGTCGAGGGCAGCTTCGCGCCGTTTGGTGCCCAGTTGAATTTTACCGCCCCCCATTTGGCATTTGATCTGCCCTTCGACGGGGCGTTGGTGCCTGAAATCCGCGACGCAGGGCTTGTCCTGTCGGGCAGTGCGCAGAATGTACCCGACGATGTTGTGGTCACGGTTTCGCTGAATGGTCAGTCCTATTCCGGCCTTGTCAGTAACGGACACTGGCAAGTGACCATTGCGTCAGAGGATCTGGCTGCGCTACCCGATGGGGCCACCCTAACGCTGAACGCCGCTGTGACCGTCTCTGGCAACACCGCCAGCGCTGGCGCAAGTTTCGAGACGGATTTCACAGCACCAGACCCCGCGCCAGCGCCGGACCCGGCCCCCAACCAGCTTGACCTGACCTTGCATGATATCGAGGGCAATCCGCTGCTGGCAGGCACAATGGCCCGCATCTCCCTCGGCTCTCAAGGGGATGCGATTGGCCCTGAAGGGGTCGATGCAACCGGTTCTGTCAGCTTTGCCCTGCCCGAAGATGCAAATGGGGCGCTGTATGTCACGCGCGACCACCAACCCGGAACCGACCCGAGGATCACCGCACTGGATGCGCTGGATGTGTTGCGGATGGCTGTCGGGTTGCAGCCGTCTTTTGGCACGGCCAAGGCCCAGAACTTCATCGCGGCAGATATCAACGGCGATGGCAGGGTCACAGCACAGGACGCACTGGACGTGCTGCGCGCCGCTGTCGGATTGCAGACAGAGAACGCGCCAAGATGGGTCTTCTTCGATGCCGAGACAGATTTTGAAGCTATGGCGCTGAACCGCAGTTCTGTGCATGTCGATCCGGGGATCGACATTTCAACCCTGACTTCAGATCAACCGCTTGTCATGACGGGTATCTTGCTGGGCTATATGGAGAGCGTCGCCTAAGCCCGTTGACCGCCCTGTCTGACATGCGCCCGATCCGCCGGATTTAGCGAAAATCCGCGACAAAGGACGCTGTTTCGCCGCATTCCTGTCCTGCCCCGCGCCGCGCCATCCCCTCAGCCTTGGTCTTGGGTGACTATAAAGGTGGGGTGGAATGCGGCTGCATGGGCAGGGCCGTGTCCAGACGGGTATCGACACGTTCGATACCTCTTTGGGTGCGATGACGATCTGGCAAGATGCGCCCGGCGGGCCGTTGCTGTTGGCCAGCTCCGGGCGTCATGGTGGCATGAGCGCGTGGCGCGTGTCTGCGGCGGGCACGCTGATCTTGCAAGATACAGTCGGGTTTGACGCAAACGGGCTGAATGCCGCGCGGGATCATCTGGTGCTGGCCGAGTTACAAGGCGAGATGATTGCCTTCTTCGGGGTGGGCGGCACGGCATTCTGGGGGCATGTGATCAACCCTGATGGCACATTTGGTGTGCGCAGGCAGGTCGGGTTCGAGCGCGTGAAACAGGAAATTGCAGCGGGCCATGACGGGTTCGTGCACCTCTGGGCGCTGATGCAGGACACAGTGCCAGACGGCTTTGCCAACAGCACCGTCTGGACCGGGACGCGCGGCGTGGCCAGAACAGAAGACGGGGCGTTGCTGCTGGTCAGCAGTTTCGAGAATGCGCTGCATGTGTTGCCAGGTGCAGGCGGGGTGCAACAGGCAGGCGGCAGCATGGGGATGGCGGCACCCACCGGATTGGTGGCATTTGCAGATGCGGGCTATGGCGCGCGCGCGGTCGTCGCAGGTGCAGGGGGGTCTTCGCTGTCGGTGCTGCGCGCGGGCGCGCAGGGCTTCGTACCGGTCGAGCATGTCACCGACACGGCCAGTACGGCCTTCTATCGGGTGCAGGCCATCAGCGGGGTGCAAGTGCAGGCACAGCGCGGCCCGCTTGATCTGGTGCTTGTGGGCGGGGCCGATCATGGCGTGTCGCTGTTTGCACTGACGCCCGAAGGGTGGCTGATCTGGATGGACACCTATTTCGACACAGCCCTCACGGGATTGCACAATGTCGCCACGTTGCAAACGGTTGTGCACGGCGACCGCCTGATTGTCGCCGCCACATCAGGGCGCGATCCGGGCATCAGCCTGTTGACCCTGTCAGTGACGGGCTTGGGCGGGCTGGTCAATGACGGGCAGGGGGGCGCTGAGGATGACATTATCATCGCGCGCCCCGGCGTGACGACCCTCACCGGGGGCGGTGGGCGCAATCTGTTTGTTATCCGGTCGCAACCCGATGCAATCACCATCACCGATTTCACCCCCGGACTGGACCGGCTGGACTTGTCCGTGTGGCCAATGCTGCGCCATGTCAGCCAACTGGAAATCACGCCCGGAACTGGCGGGACGCGGATCGCGTATCGCGGCCATGAAGTGCATCTGTTCTCAAAATCAGGTCAGGCGCTGGGTGCAGACGACATC comes from the Roseinatronobacter monicus genome and includes:
- the bluB gene encoding 5,6-dimethylbenzimidazole synthase, translated to MKFCSEQRATLLDVLTWRRDIRHFRTDPVDEAALARLQAVMDLAPSVGNARPWRVLRVDAPDLRAAVRANFTAANARAAAQYSGTQAQEYHKLKLAGLDRAPVQLAVFTETGPIEGHGLGRQTMPETLRQSTAMAIHTLWLAARVENLGLGMVSILEPEEVARLLDVPKTWEFTAWLCLGHPEFDDDTPLLHRAGWQENTPTRWRQR
- a CDS encoding dockerin type I domain-containing protein, coding for MLSAQEQFFLEQLNRARLNPLGEAERFGIGLNDPDPTQTTGQSPAQTLAGGVRQPLAANDALSAAAGVHSQAYLDGLVQMSGPNAGHHWLDGTTPADRAEDAGYGTRFVGENLSFGATTAAFSADQAVLWGPSGIGHHQGLFYSITHRPNLLNGDYMQAGIAQVVADDYTSGGVVFNASVITNKFGREDLSDRFLTGVAYADDDGDGFYSLGEGRGDVTITALGMSATSAQAGGYALNLGVQNDPVEVVIGWQGQTLRAAVDLSASNVKLDILGGSRILASGNLTLLEGVAEGGLLGAGNLALTGNSLDNLLLVGRGDNALDGAGGVNTAQFTGAFGDYTITVDAGTITVSDLRGSALGDGVNTLSNIQRLLFADGLFASDGSLLGAVANGQITLDDPAIGAFMGAQDQRRDLVVAGSTQDLPNGTPVIVTLNGKSYEARSESGQWSVTIRSGRQTESGYTPGDLDALANNTDYQITATAQTAAGPIAADFGFRTLFTSPEFGSFTSYPFGGVIGTDDLMAGLVATGTTTATGGTISFTLNGVRHDGAIQSDGSWTVSFPGSTLATLIHGQDYVLGLAITDQAGNRVEGSFAPFGAQLNFTAPHLAFDLPFDGALVPEIRDAGLVLSGSAQNVPDDVVVTVSLNGQSYSGLVSNGHWQVTIASEDLAALPDGATLTLNAAVTVSGNTASAGASFETDFTAPDPAPAPDPAPNQLDLTLHDIEGNPLLAGTMARISLGSQGDAIGPEGVDATGSVSFALPEDANGALYVTRDHQPGTDPRITALDALDVLRMAVGLQPSFGTAKAQNFIAADINGDGRVTAQDALDVLRAAVGLQTENAPRWVFFDAETDFEAMALNRSSVHVDPGIDISTLTSDQPLVMTGILLGYMESVA
- a CDS encoding CobW family GTP-binding protein, translating into MHAPIPVTLLTGFLGSGKTTLLNRLLHDPQAGRVAVIVNEFGEAGLDHDLIEEAAEDVVLMPAGCICCSIRGDLSRTLLSLLARRVRGELPFDRVVIETTGLADPGPVHHTLMVDPVLSPNYVLDGTVTVVDAALGARTLDRHADAQAQVAMADRIVLSKRDLTDAQACRALEARLDKLNPHAGRIWADKGAVPVGALWGLGVQQKHAAPAQVLAWLAAPKPEPSALSGLSGLSTAKAAPNTPLATPSHHASDDRITTASIEVTELIAASVFDFWLDTLIALKGPDILRIKGIVHLQDMPHPFVFHGVQHIFAPPVPLENWREGDRTSRVVIIARDIPQQDLVDSLSMLRMRPEQDHAAQGITLHTMSEPF
- the hisI gene encoding phosphoribosyl-AMP cyclohydrolase, with amino-acid sequence MPHPEFHPRRSVEEVEEGTVLAPKFGPDGLLPCITTDAATGNVLMLGWMNDAALRLTLQTGEAHYFSRARLTLWHKGATSGLVQQVIEARIDDDQDAIWLRVAVAGSGASCHVGYRSCFYRAVPTGADAGGPLRFREDAKSFDPTLVYADAPNPTQL
- a CDS encoding dockerin type I domain-containing protein: MRLHGQGRVQTGIDTFDTSLGAMTIWQDAPGGPLLLASSGRHGGMSAWRVSAAGTLILQDTVGFDANGLNAARDHLVLAELQGEMIAFFGVGGTAFWGHVINPDGTFGVRRQVGFERVKQEIAAGHDGFVHLWALMQDTVPDGFANSTVWTGTRGVARTEDGALLLVSSFENALHVLPGAGGVQQAGGSMGMAAPTGLVAFADAGYGARAVVAGAGGSSLSVLRAGAQGFVPVEHVTDTASTAFYRVQAISGVQVQAQRGPLDLVLVGGADHGVSLFALTPEGWLIWMDTYFDTALTGLHNVATLQTVVHGDRLIVAATSGRDPGISLLTLSVTGLGGLVNDGQGGAEDDIIIARPGVTTLTGGGGRNLFVIRSQPDAITITDFTPGLDRLDLSVWPMLRHVSQLEITPGTGGTRIAYRGHEVHLFSKSGQALGADDIFPHGLEGPDRVMVLSHSELYAAAPEPAPDPEPQPDPDPAPAPQPPPADPEPDPTPPDPIPTGDGRVALRDMSGRPLADALVTFTLETGERLQILANGAGVAGLPDLPLARLDATRPWAPATGDPNATARDALDVLRLAVGLNPSFGPATAQNFIAADINGDGRVTALDALDVLRAAVGLRTDHPPRWVFFDADTEWNSLALSTSNTVLPQGLALDPAWEGGDLAMTGVLLGYMSLPT
- a CDS encoding spermidine synthase, which gives rise to MTQFHSTRHIATLGALFTLSGAAALIYQVLWVRELGLLFGSTAQAAALTIAIFFTGIALGGWLFGRVAGRLARPLRVFGLVEIGVAATALGHFLVSDTYFTLYPALYAMVGGVPLLETALKASVAATILLPSAILMGGTLPLMGQHVIRARDSLGRMGSALYALNTAGGAMGALAAGFFLPMWLGFSGAYLLAVGFDLFVGLAAVMIARRALPMVSAEKSARAPIPARLWVIAFASGFATLAVEVIWTRAFAQVLQNSVYTYALVLTVFLAALSLGAALANVLGRMALRPEVVLTGLLLASCAVIAATPHLFHHLTGGLGYLGGRADFAGYVWEVGRVAVLTMLIPGTILGAVLPYLLRLMEGDTAPGAVLGRLIAVNTTGAILGALAGGFGVLPLVGAWKGLWLMGAIYAVLVLVLWQPSDGWGARLTRFAALAGAVILLAGQPGLQATRLNAGEEFLAFREGPSAHVAVVERGEAKFIRVNNFYTLGGSGALVPERNQTMIPLLTHPDPREVFFLGMGTGISAGAGLFANPDRVTVCELLPDVIDFARDWFGPYVNGLFTDPRVTIHPEDGRQCLARATATYDMIIADLFTPWRAGVGNVYTVEHYALAASRLNPGGAYVQWMPLYQVSRREFEIIANTMAQAFPEVTLWRGDLYPERSILALVGRNEAAPLDPATLAAQWRAMTGSDAPDAVLIDRALKFYAGNAASGLFADAPINTDDWPLIEYLAPRTHRAVIAGRANWLTGQARDQLYADLFASLPPQDDPHLAQLDDAQRDLPRAGAVYAEWRGLRARNDLRAGALWQDFIALTPPHARNPDSPAGQVATGGMAFGDATN
- a CDS encoding FecCD family ABC transporter permease, with translation MRTTPTPETAVPVLAAKPRIPVLARPVRQGLWGLGVVLLVLSISAAVSIGAVPVPLGTVWGVIADKIAPGLVTPDWSAGRAAIVWEIRLPRALLAALVGAGLALVGAVLQAVTRNPLADPHLLGISSGAAFGAILALLHTGMFLGLATVPLLAFIGALGSTLLVLSVASFAQATSADRLVLTGVAVSFIVMALANVLIFLGDPRAAHTVIFWMLGGLGLAQWAHLIWPALILAGAAIWFRAVAGSLNAMTIGDETASTLGIPVARFRLVCFVVAAMVTGVMVAFSGVIGFVGLMIPHIVRLVVGGDNARVLPAAMLLGAIFLVWADIAARTIMRPEDLPIGIVTGLVGGMFFIWLLRRRARG